One Nicotiana tomentosiformis chromosome 4, ASM39032v3, whole genome shotgun sequence genomic window carries:
- the LOC138909747 gene encoding uncharacterized protein — translation MGIVETSKVAFTTFELSGPAYQWWRAYEEGSPAEEASLTWAQFSKMFLREFVPQRLRDAWHVEFEQLRHSAMTVSKYAVRFSELSRHAPALVSIFRERVCRFIEGLNYGIRFSMARELETDTQYQKVIEIARRLDGMRGREREDMEAKRPRDFGTYSGARAPVATHHGRGYVSYPVHLALPASSGIPATLKSQVSHYALPLSSAPLARGAFSGQSSRPSPSQFQQQRPPRACFEYGDTRHMVRDCLKLRRGAPPQTTQTPHIPQGPQTSQAMVIAPVATPPAQPARGGGDSVVVDRVYRSCLVVLGGFERRVDRFLLSMVDFDVILGMDLLSPYHANLDCHAEMVTFAMPGLPRLEWRGTLDYVPSKVMYFLKAYQMVGKGCDASLAFVRDVSVDTPTVESVQLNKVTVKNMYPLPCIDDLFDQLQGARVFSKIDLRSGYHQLNIRDPNISKTACRTQYGH, via the exons atgggtatagtggagacgaGCAAGGTTGCTTTTACTACCTTCGAACTATCAGGACCAgcataccagtggtggcgggcttatgaggagggtagcccCGCCGAggaagcttcacttacatgggctcagttttcaaagatgttcttgagagagtttgttccccagagacttcgggatgcatggcacgtggagtttgagcagttgcgccacaGTGCTATGACCGTATCAAAGTATGCTGTCAGGTTCAGCGAGTTGTCCAGACATGCCCCTGCCTTAGTTTCCATATTCAGAGAGCGAGtctgtcgatttatcgaggggctcaactatggtattagattcagcatggctcgagagttggagactgatacccAATACCAGAAGGTGATAGAGATTGCTCGGAGATTGGATGGTATGCGGGGCCGTgagagagaggacatggaggcaaagaggcctcgagattttggcacatatagtggtgcccgtgccccagttgcaacccatcatggtagaggttacGTGAGCTATCcagttcatttagcacttccagcttccagtggtattccggctactctcAAGTCTCAGGTTTCCCATTATGCActgccactttctagtgcacctcttgcacggggtgcttttagcggtcagtccagccgaccaagCCCGAGCCAATTTCAGCAGcaacgtcctccgagagcttgttttgagtatggtgatactcgtcatatggtgagggactgcctcaaactcaggaggggtgcacctccacagactactcagacTCCACATATTCCACAGGGTCCccagacttctcaggccatggttatcgcaccagttgccactccacctgctcagccagctaggggtggag gagattctgttgttgttgaccgtgtgtatcggtcgtgtttagttgttcttggtggttttgagagaAGAGTTGATCGATTtttgcttagtatggtagattttgacgttattttgggcatggacttgttgtcgccctatcatgctaatCTTGATTGTCACGCCGAGATGGTGACGTtcgctatgccaggtttgccgcggttggagtggaggggtactttggattatgttcctagcaaggtGATGTATTTCCTTAAGGCATATcaaatggttgggaaggggtgtgatgcatctctagcctttgtgagggatgtcagtgttgatactcctactgttgagtcagttcaG ttaaacaaggttacagtgaagaacatgtatccattgccatgcattgatgacttatttgatcagctacagggtgccagggtgttctccaagattgatttgcggtcaggctaTCATCAGCTAAATATTCGGGATCCGAATATTTCGAAGACTGCTTgtaggactcagtatggtcactaa